One part of the Candidatus Borreliella tachyglossi genome encodes these proteins:
- the spoVG gene encoding septation regulator SpoVG has translation MNITDIRIRRVDNKNLGSKLLAYVTVTFDDCLVLHNIRVIKGQKGVFIVMPNRRTKVGEYKDIVHPINQSFREILQTSIFQEYIKENPSNVELELS, from the coding sequence GTGAATATTACAGATATAAGAATTAGGAGAGTTGATAATAAAAATCTCGGTTCTAAGTTATTGGCATATGTTACAGTTACTTTTGATGATTGTTTAGTTCTGCATAATATTAGAGTTATTAAGGGGCAGAAAGGTGTTTTTATTGTCATGCCTAATAGAAGAACTAAGGTAGGAGAATATAAGGATATTGTGCATCCTATTAATCAAAGTTTTAGAGAGATTCTGCAGACTTCTATTTTTCAAGAATATATTAAGGAAAATCCTTCAAATGTTGAGCTTGAATTAAGCTAA
- a CDS encoding LCP family protein, with translation MKKELVFLVLIILIVIGVVIFFVDSSKKEQVYFELNTKSNISFLFLIEDDIGNLVSMQEIFINIKTGNIGFLDIPIYTGYEDLKGNVSWFEDLYANNNFNGFLSKISRQLNHEPDYYIRFKKNNFVKFIDYLGGVRLLVKDPVKVYSIENPILIPSGNSIFDGDKAYDYLNYFRDIRYFNERFEFFKEFFRKTLAQFSSFDEGYEYFFKMYSMLDTSLSETVFRYIFTNYKINNENIIFINIKGQEEIFKDNENSLIKVIFPYYGGAVLKETIENLNRDLVSEKSRDEEIVKVVILNGTKTSGLARNASAIFDSLKFKVVKFANADRDNYLHTLVINNSDNLEMAMKAGDVIRVRDIKPISEVSIDTSGLYGSDVSPDVIIILGDDFDGRYVKHR, from the coding sequence TTGAAGAAAGAGTTGGTTTTTTTAGTTTTAATCATTTTAATAGTGATCGGTGTTGTAATATTTTTTGTTGATAGTTCCAAGAAAGAACAAGTATATTTTGAGCTGAATACTAAGAGCAATATTAGCTTTTTGTTTTTGATAGAAGATGATATTGGAAATCTTGTAAGTATGCAAGAAATTTTTATTAATATAAAAACGGGGAATATTGGATTTTTAGATATTCCTATTTATACGGGTTATGAAGATTTAAAGGGAAATGTGTCTTGGTTTGAAGATTTATATGCAAATAATAATTTTAATGGATTTTTATCTAAAATATCTAGACAATTAAATCACGAGCCCGATTATTATATCCGTTTCAAAAAGAATAATTTTGTAAAATTTATTGATTATCTGGGTGGGGTTAGGCTTCTTGTTAAAGATCCTGTTAAGGTATATAGTATAGAAAATCCTATTTTAATACCTTCTGGAAATTCTATTTTTGATGGCGATAAGGCTTATGATTATTTGAATTATTTCAGAGATATTAGGTATTTTAATGAAAGGTTTGAATTTTTTAAGGAGTTTTTTAGAAAAACTTTAGCACAATTTTCTAGTTTTGATGAGGGGTATGAATATTTTTTCAAAATGTATTCTATGCTAGATACTAGTCTTTCTGAGACGGTATTTAGATATATTTTTACTAATTATAAAATAAATAATGAGAATATTATTTTTATCAACATTAAAGGACAAGAGGAGATATTTAAAGATAATGAGAATAGCTTAATAAAGGTTATTTTTCCTTATTATGGTGGAGCAGTGCTTAAGGAAACAATAGAAAACTTAAATAGAGATTTAGTAAGTGAAAAAAGCAGGGATGAAGAGATAGTAAAGGTTGTTATTTTAAATGGAACTAAAACTTCTGGACTTGCAAGAAATGCATCTGCTATTTTTGATTCCTTAAAATTTAAGGTTGTAAAGTTTGCAAATGCAGATAGGGATAATTATTTGCATACTTTGGTAATAAATAATTCAGATAACTTGGAGATGGCTATGAAAGCTGGAGATGTTATTAGAGTGAGAGATATTAAACCAATTTCTGAAGTATCTATAGATACTTCAGGGCTTTATGGGTCTGATGTCAGTCCTGATGTAATAATCATTTTGGGGGATGATTTTGATGGAAGATATGTTAAACATAGATGA
- a CDS encoding 50S ribosomal protein L25/general stress protein Ctc has translation MESSKILSYEERLSFGSSCARRIRSRSEIPAVIYGKGSGVFHIKIKDSEFNKKFAKFTDNTVLILSDGQAERCVFIKDVSESLTKGFIYHVDFYEVDRDQDIERDIAIRFIGASIGVKEGGVLSVIRTKIRVRSLPLELPEFIEVDLTPIKKGDQVTLGDIVLPDNVQLSEEDESLVVLLVR, from the coding sequence GTGGAGAGTAGTAAGATTTTAAGCTATGAGGAGCGGTTGAGTTTTGGTTCTTCATGTGCTCGCAGAATAAGATCTAGGTCTGAGATACCAGCTGTTATTTATGGAAAGGGGAGTGGAGTTTTTCATATAAAAATTAAGGACAGTGAGTTTAATAAGAAGTTTGCAAAATTTACAGATAACACTGTTTTAATTTTAAGTGATGGACAAGCTGAGAGATGCGTATTTATTAAGGATGTTAGTGAAAGTCTTACTAAGGGATTTATTTATCATGTTGATTTTTATGAGGTTGATAGAGATCAGGATATTGAGAGAGATATTGCAATTAGATTTATTGGAGCTTCTATTGGTGTTAAGGAAGGTGGAGTTTTGAGTGTGATTAGAACCAAAATTAGAGTTAGGTCTTTGCCTTTAGAATTGCCAGAATTTATTGAGGTAGATTTGACACCTATTAAGAAGGGTGATCAAGTAACTTTGGGGGATATTGTGCTTCCTGATAATGTCCAGCTTTCTGAAGAGGATGAGAGTTTAGTTGTTTTGCTTGTAAGATAA
- the rsfS gene encoding ribosome silencing factor, which yields MEDMLNIDDIKELCKVISDFDGIRVLGINVRSVCNWADFFIIVSCSSFKHMEALHSERLVKFFNEKDFNYCVQGQGFMYDWTIISCENLVIHLMSQKAREYYELEKLWDRGEIIYP from the coding sequence ATGGAAGATATGTTAAACATAGATGATATTAAGGAATTATGCAAGGTAATATCTGATTTTGATGGAATTAGGGTTTTAGGTATTAATGTTAGATCTGTTTGCAATTGGGCAGATTTTTTTATTATTGTATCGTGTTCGTCATTTAAGCATATGGAAGCTTTACATTCTGAGAGATTGGTGAAATTTTTTAATGAGAAAGATTTTAATTATTGTGTTCAAGGCCAGGGTTTTATGTACGATTGGACAATTATTTCATGTGAAAATTTAGTTATACATTTAATGAGTCAGAAGGCCAGAGAGTACTATGAACTTGAAAAACTATGGGATAGAGGAGAGATCATTTATCCTTAG
- the pth gene encoding aminoacyl-tRNA hydrolase: MNLLIIGLGNPGSNFFHTRHNVGFALVDKLALKQGLSFKKTKNYEYSDFNLNNRKIVLIKPLTYINLSGNIFPSVFSKFYMQITNMLVVLDNVDLPLGKCKLRKVGGSSTHNGLRSISESLGSTNYSRLYIGVGNNNSNEYRLRDFVLSKFSDNELKRIENMFDFLSEEMMDINEVNFEHKVASINSSSF, encoded by the coding sequence ATGAATTTGTTAATAATTGGCCTAGGTAATCCTGGGTCTAATTTTTTTCATACTAGACATAATGTCGGTTTTGCCCTTGTAGATAAATTAGCCTTAAAGCAAGGTCTCTCTTTCAAGAAGACAAAAAATTATGAATATTCTGATTTTAATCTTAATAATAGAAAAATAGTTTTGATTAAACCTTTAACTTATATTAACTTGAGTGGAAACATTTTTCCTTCTGTTTTTTCTAAATTTTATATGCAAATAACTAATATGTTGGTTGTGCTTGATAATGTTGATTTGCCTTTAGGAAAGTGCAAGCTTAGGAAGGTAGGTGGATCTTCTACGCATAATGGACTTAGATCTATTTCTGAGAGTCTTGGGAGCACGAACTATAGTAGGCTTTATATTGGTGTTGGCAATAATAATAGTAATGAATATAGGCTTAGAGATTTTGTGCTTTCAAAATTTAGCGATAATGAGCTAAAGCGTATTGAGAATATGTTTGATTTTTTAAGTGAAGAGATGATGGATATTAATGAGGTGAATTTTGAACATAAGGTTGCAAGTATTAATTCTAGTAGTTTCTGA